One genomic region from Augochlora pura isolate Apur16 chromosome 7, APUR_v2.2.1, whole genome shotgun sequence encodes:
- the Fatp1 gene encoding fatty acid transport protein 1 isoform X1: MSPTISKILTGNRTSVNSEKNRDVEKGEVQTDAASLLSSNCSRPTSSSRTSTSAESRVEPEEQFRVEPNVTSVEVEVEVSPNNEPAIRAGTETTTTAKTRTRTGTRTETRRESSRWKAVGRLLRRLAFIMFLLASMIACLTLLAIYAGPISIIQLLVVILVAYLVSGGRFRWFYVAFKTLPRDAKALFGYVKILLAIRGHARKDRIVADVFRECVKRHPNKVCFIYEDEEWTFQQVEDYSNKIAAIFKNHGYRRGDLVGLLLENRPEYVAIWLGLSKLGVIVPLININLRKTSLLHSINVAECQALIYGADFVDAVSEVVGSLDPKFALYRLGEVPNSTVSKLNDKDLTALMAEVSTAPPVLQEKPSYKDKLLYIFTSGTTGLPKAAVITNDRYMFIATGIFMIAEFKSTDRFYTPMPLYHTAAGAMTVGAAVLHGATVVIRKKFSASAYFPDCIKYNCTIGQYIGEMCRYILAVPPRPEDKKHKIRLMFGNGLRPQIWPEFVERFNIPRVAEFYGATEGNANIVNTDNTVGAIGFVSRIIPSFYPISILKSNSDGEPIRNAKGLCQTCEPNEPGVFVGKIIPNNPSRAFLGYVDQKASEKKIVRDVFKKGDSAFISGDILIADELGYLYFKDRTGDTFRWKGENVSTSEIEAIISNVVNYRDCIVYGVEIPGVEGKAGMAAIYDESNSLDMNKLSIDFKENLAFYAIPRFIRILTKIDLTGTFKLKKKDLVDEGYNPNSTKDKLYYLSEKSGYQLLTTEVYEQILERKIRF, from the exons GACGTAGAGAAGGGTGAAGTCCAAACCGACGCGGCAAGCCTCCTATCGTCGAACTGTTCACGGCCGACGTCTTCGTCGCGTACGTCGACGTCGGCCGAGAGCAGGGTCGAGCCGGAGGAGCAATTCAGAGTCGAACCTAATGTGACCAGCGTAGAAGTGGAAGTGGAAGTCAGCCCGAACAATGAACCGGCGATAA GAGCGGGGACAGAGACGACAACAACAGCTAAGACGAGGACGCGGACGGGAACAAGAACGGAAACCCGCCGCGAGTCCAGTCGGTGGAAGGCAGTCGGCCGCCTGCTTCGCCGCTTGGCGTTCATCATGTTTCTACTGGCGAGTATGATCGCGTGCCTCACGCTGCTCGCCATTTACGCGGGCCCTATCTCCATCATCCAGCTCCTCGTTGTCATCCTCGTAGCCTATCTCGTCTCCGGGGGACGTTTTCGATGGTTCTACGTCGCGTTCAAAACCCTACCCAGGGACGCAAA AGCCCTGTTTGGGtatgtaaaaattttgctCGCTATACGTGGCCATGCGAGGAAGGATAGAATCGTCGCTGACGTATTCCGAGAATGTGTCAAACGACATCCGAACAAAGTTTGTTTTATCTACGAAGATGAAGAATGGACTTTCCAACAG GTAGAGGATTACAGTAACAAAATTGCCGCCATATTTAAGAACCATGGCTATCGTAGGGGTGACCTTGTTGGTCTACTTTTGGAGAATCGACCAGAGTATGTCGCAATTTGGCTGGGACTGAGCAAACTAGGAGTAATAGTACCACTAATCAACATCAATCTTCGGAAAACTTCTCTTTTGCACAGCATAAACGTTGCTGAATGCCAAGCGCTTATTTATGGTGCAGATTTTGTCGATG CCGTGTCCGAGGTTGTGGGCTCCTTGGACCCTAAATTCGCACTATACAGGCTCGGTGAAGTACCAAACAGCACTGTATCAAAACTTAATGACAAAGACTTGACTGCCCTAATGGCTGAAGTATCCACAGCTCCACCAGTTCTGCAAGAAAAACCATCTTACAAAGACAAATTgctgtatatttttacaagtgGCACAACTGGGCTTCCAAAAGCTGCAGTCATCACAAATGATAG GTATATGTTTATAGCTACCGGGATTTTTATGATAGCAGAGTTCAAAAGCACAGACAGATTTTACACGCCCATGCCTCTTTATCATACTGCAGCTGGTGCAATGACGGTTGGTGCAGCTGTTTTACATGGTGCAACGGTGGTTATCAGGAAAAAGTTCTCAGCGAGTGCCTACTTTCCTGattgcattaaatataattgtaca ATTGGTCAATACATTGGAGAAATGTGCAGATACATTTTGGCAGTGCCTCCGAGACCGGAAGACAAGAAACATAAGATTAGACTAATGTTCGGCAATGGTTTGAGGCCCCAAATATGGCCCGAGTTCGTCGAACGTTTTAACATTCCAAGAGTTGCCGAGTTTTATGGAGCAACTGAAGGAAATGCTAATATTG TAAATACTGACAATACAGTTGGAGCCATTGGTTTCGTATCCCGTATTATTCCATCGTTTTACcccatttctattttaaaatcgaattctGATGGGGAACCCATAAGAAATGCGAAAGGTTTATGTCAAACTTGTGAACCAA ATGAACCAGGCGTATTCGTTGGCAAAATCATTCCCAACAACCCATCTAGAGCATTTTTAGGATATGTAGATCAAAAAGCATCGGAAAAGAAGATAGTTCGCGATGTGTTTAAAAAGGGAGACTCAGCATTTATATCCG GTGACATTTTAATAGCGGACGAGTtaggatatttatattttaaggatAGAACAGGCGATACTTTCCGATGGAAAGGTGAAAATGTGTCTACGTCCGAGATCGAAGCTATTATTAGCAATGTTGTTAATTATAGAGACTGCATTGTGTACGGAGTCGAG atTCCAGGAGTTGAGGGAAAAGCTGGAATGGCAGCAATATACGACGAGAGCAACTCTTTagatatgaataaattatccaTCGATTTTAAAGAGAACTTAGCATTTTATGCGATTCCCAGATTTATTAGGAtcttaacaaaaattgacCTAACAG gtacatttaaattaaaaaagaaggaCCTCGTAGATGAAGGTTACAATCCTAACAGCACAAAGGACAAATTATACTACTTGAGTGAAAAATCCGGTTACCAGTTGTTAACGACGGAAGTCtatgaacaaattttagaaaggaaaattcgtttttaa
- the Fatp1 gene encoding fatty acid transport protein 1 isoform X2, producing MFLLASMIACLTLLAIYAGPISIIQLLVVILVAYLVSGGRFRWFYVAFKTLPRDAKALFGYVKILLAIRGHARKDRIVADVFRECVKRHPNKVCFIYEDEEWTFQQVEDYSNKIAAIFKNHGYRRGDLVGLLLENRPEYVAIWLGLSKLGVIVPLININLRKTSLLHSINVAECQALIYGADFVDAVSEVVGSLDPKFALYRLGEVPNSTVSKLNDKDLTALMAEVSTAPPVLQEKPSYKDKLLYIFTSGTTGLPKAAVITNDRYMFIATGIFMIAEFKSTDRFYTPMPLYHTAAGAMTVGAAVLHGATVVIRKKFSASAYFPDCIKYNCTIGQYIGEMCRYILAVPPRPEDKKHKIRLMFGNGLRPQIWPEFVERFNIPRVAEFYGATEGNANIVNTDNTVGAIGFVSRIIPSFYPISILKSNSDGEPIRNAKGLCQTCEPNEPGVFVGKIIPNNPSRAFLGYVDQKASEKKIVRDVFKKGDSAFISGDILIADELGYLYFKDRTGDTFRWKGENVSTSEIEAIISNVVNYRDCIVYGVEIPGVEGKAGMAAIYDESNSLDMNKLSIDFKENLAFYAIPRFIRILTKIDLTGTFKLKKKDLVDEGYNPNSTKDKLYYLSEKSGYQLLTTEVYEQILERKIRF from the exons ATGTTTCTACTGGCGAGTATGATCGCGTGCCTCACGCTGCTCGCCATTTACGCGGGCCCTATCTCCATCATCCAGCTCCTCGTTGTCATCCTCGTAGCCTATCTCGTCTCCGGGGGACGTTTTCGATGGTTCTACGTCGCGTTCAAAACCCTACCCAGGGACGCAAA AGCCCTGTTTGGGtatgtaaaaattttgctCGCTATACGTGGCCATGCGAGGAAGGATAGAATCGTCGCTGACGTATTCCGAGAATGTGTCAAACGACATCCGAACAAAGTTTGTTTTATCTACGAAGATGAAGAATGGACTTTCCAACAG GTAGAGGATTACAGTAACAAAATTGCCGCCATATTTAAGAACCATGGCTATCGTAGGGGTGACCTTGTTGGTCTACTTTTGGAGAATCGACCAGAGTATGTCGCAATTTGGCTGGGACTGAGCAAACTAGGAGTAATAGTACCACTAATCAACATCAATCTTCGGAAAACTTCTCTTTTGCACAGCATAAACGTTGCTGAATGCCAAGCGCTTATTTATGGTGCAGATTTTGTCGATG CCGTGTCCGAGGTTGTGGGCTCCTTGGACCCTAAATTCGCACTATACAGGCTCGGTGAAGTACCAAACAGCACTGTATCAAAACTTAATGACAAAGACTTGACTGCCCTAATGGCTGAAGTATCCACAGCTCCACCAGTTCTGCAAGAAAAACCATCTTACAAAGACAAATTgctgtatatttttacaagtgGCACAACTGGGCTTCCAAAAGCTGCAGTCATCACAAATGATAG GTATATGTTTATAGCTACCGGGATTTTTATGATAGCAGAGTTCAAAAGCACAGACAGATTTTACACGCCCATGCCTCTTTATCATACTGCAGCTGGTGCAATGACGGTTGGTGCAGCTGTTTTACATGGTGCAACGGTGGTTATCAGGAAAAAGTTCTCAGCGAGTGCCTACTTTCCTGattgcattaaatataattgtaca ATTGGTCAATACATTGGAGAAATGTGCAGATACATTTTGGCAGTGCCTCCGAGACCGGAAGACAAGAAACATAAGATTAGACTAATGTTCGGCAATGGTTTGAGGCCCCAAATATGGCCCGAGTTCGTCGAACGTTTTAACATTCCAAGAGTTGCCGAGTTTTATGGAGCAACTGAAGGAAATGCTAATATTG TAAATACTGACAATACAGTTGGAGCCATTGGTTTCGTATCCCGTATTATTCCATCGTTTTACcccatttctattttaaaatcgaattctGATGGGGAACCCATAAGAAATGCGAAAGGTTTATGTCAAACTTGTGAACCAA ATGAACCAGGCGTATTCGTTGGCAAAATCATTCCCAACAACCCATCTAGAGCATTTTTAGGATATGTAGATCAAAAAGCATCGGAAAAGAAGATAGTTCGCGATGTGTTTAAAAAGGGAGACTCAGCATTTATATCCG GTGACATTTTAATAGCGGACGAGTtaggatatttatattttaaggatAGAACAGGCGATACTTTCCGATGGAAAGGTGAAAATGTGTCTACGTCCGAGATCGAAGCTATTATTAGCAATGTTGTTAATTATAGAGACTGCATTGTGTACGGAGTCGAG atTCCAGGAGTTGAGGGAAAAGCTGGAATGGCAGCAATATACGACGAGAGCAACTCTTTagatatgaataaattatccaTCGATTTTAAAGAGAACTTAGCATTTTATGCGATTCCCAGATTTATTAGGAtcttaacaaaaattgacCTAACAG gtacatttaaattaaaaaagaaggaCCTCGTAGATGAAGGTTACAATCCTAACAGCACAAAGGACAAATTATACTACTTGAGTGAAAAATCCGGTTACCAGTTGTTAACGACGGAAGTCtatgaacaaattttagaaaggaaaattcgtttttaa